One Cervus canadensis isolate Bull #8, Minnesota chromosome 1, ASM1932006v1, whole genome shotgun sequence genomic window carries:
- the SGSH gene encoding N-sulphoglucosamine sulphohydrolase isoform X1, translating into MRSSGQVCGVLLISVGLCCVHRARSRNVLLILADDGGFESGAYNNSAISTPHLDALARRSLIFRNAFTSVSSCSPSRASLLTGLPQHQNGMYGLHQDVHHFNSFDRVQSLPLLLGRAGIHTGIIGKKHVGPEMVYPFDFAFTEENGSVLQVGRNITRIKLLVRKFLQTRGDRPFFLYVAFHDPHRCGHSQPQYGAFCEKFGNGESGMGRIPDWTPQTYNPKDVEVPYFVPDTPAARADLAAQYTTIGRMDQGIGLVLQELRGAGVLNDTLVIFTSDNGIPFPSGRTNLYWPGTAEPMLVSSPEHPKRWGQVSEAYVSLLDLTPTILDWFSIPYPSYAIFGTKTVQLTGRSLLPVLEAEPLWTTVFGSQSYHEVTMSYPMRSVHHQNFHLVHNLHFKMPFPIDQDFYVSPTFQDLLNRTTAGQPTGWYKDLHHYYYRERWELYDRSQDPHETHNLAADPRYAQVLELLQTQLVKWQWETHDPWVCAPDGVLEEKLAPQCRPLHNEL; encoded by the exons ATGCGAAGCTCTGGGCAGGTCTGCGGGGTGCTGCTGATTTCCGTGGGTCTCTGTTGTGTGCACCGGGCGCGCTCCCGGAACGTGCTGCTGATCCTCG CGGACGACGGAGGCTTTGAGAGTGGCGCCTACAACAACAGCGCCATCTCTACCCCGCACCTGGACGCCTTGGCCCGCCGGAGTCTTATCTTCCGCAATGCCTTCACCTCTGTCAGCAGCTGCTCTCCCAGCCGCGCCAGCCTCCTCACTGGCCTGCCCCAG CATCAGAACGGAATGTATGGCCTGCACCAGGATGTCCACCACTTCAACTCCTTTGACCGGGTGCAGAGCCTGCCGCTGCTGCTGGGCCGAGCTGGCATTCACACAG GCATCATTGGGAAGAAGCACGTGGGGCCGGAGATGGTGTATCCATTTGATTTTGCGTTCACGGAGGAGAATGGCTCTGTCCTCCAGGTTGGGCGGAACATCACTAGAATTAAACTGCTGGTCCGGAAATTCCTGCAGACGCGGGGTGACAG GCCTTTCTTCCTCTATGTCGCCTTCCATGACCCCCACCGCTGCGGGCACTCCCAGCCACAGTATGGGGCATTCTGTGAGAAGTTTGGCAATGGGGAGAGTGGCATGGGGCGGATTCCAGACTGGACCCCCCAGACCTACAACCCGAAGGATGTGGAG GTGCCTTACTTCGTCCCTGACACCCCAGCCGCCCGAGCTGACCTGGCTGCTCAGTACACCACCATTGGCCGGATGGACCAAG GGATTGGACTTGTGCTCCAGGAGCTGCGTGGAGCAGGCGTCCTGAATGACACCCTGGTCATCTTCACATCCGACAATGGGATCCCCTTCCCCAGCGGCAGGACCAACCTGTACTGGCCAGGCACTGCAGAGCCCATGCTGGTATCATCCCCAGAGCACCCAAAACGCTGGGGCCAGGTCAGTGAGGCCTACGTGAGCCTCTTAG ATCTCACGCCCACCATCTTGGATTGGTTCTCCATCCCCTACCCTAGCTATGCCATCTTTGGCACAAAGACCGTCCAGCTCACTGGGCGGTCCCTCCTCCCAGTACTGGAGGCGGAACCCCTCTGGACCACAGTCTTCGGCAGCCAGAGCTACCACGAGGTCACCATGTCCTACCCCATGCGCTCCGTGCACCACCAGAACTTCCACCTTGTGCACAACCTCCACTTCAAGATGCCCTTCCCCATCGACCAGGACTTCTATGTCTCGCCGACCTTCCAGGACCTCCTGAATCGCACCACAGCTGGCCAGCCCACAGGCTGGTATAAGGACCTGCATCACTACTACTACCGGGAGCGCTGGGAGCTCTATGACAGGAGCCAGGACCCCCACGAGACCCACAACCTGGCTGCCGACCCCCGCTATGCCCAGGTTCTGGAACTGCTTCAGACCCAGCTGGTCAAGTGGCAGTGGGAGACGCATGACCCCTGGGTGTGTGCTCCGGATGGGGTGCTGGAGGAGAAGCTGGCTCCCCAGTGCCGGCCACTCCACAACGAGCTGTGA
- the SGSH gene encoding N-sulphoglucosamine sulphohydrolase isoform X2, which yields MYGLHQDVHHFNSFDRVQSLPLLLGRAGIHTGIIGKKHVGPEMVYPFDFAFTEENGSVLQVGRNITRIKLLVRKFLQTRGDRPFFLYVAFHDPHRCGHSQPQYGAFCEKFGNGESGMGRIPDWTPQTYNPKDVEVPYFVPDTPAARADLAAQYTTIGRMDQGIGLVLQELRGAGVLNDTLVIFTSDNGIPFPSGRTNLYWPGTAEPMLVSSPEHPKRWGQVSEAYVSLLDLTPTILDWFSIPYPSYAIFGTKTVQLTGRSLLPVLEAEPLWTTVFGSQSYHEVTMSYPMRSVHHQNFHLVHNLHFKMPFPIDQDFYVSPTFQDLLNRTTAGQPTGWYKDLHHYYYRERWELYDRSQDPHETHNLAADPRYAQVLELLQTQLVKWQWETHDPWVCAPDGVLEEKLAPQCRPLHNEL from the exons ATGTATGGCCTGCACCAGGATGTCCACCACTTCAACTCCTTTGACCGGGTGCAGAGCCTGCCGCTGCTGCTGGGCCGAGCTGGCATTCACACAG GCATCATTGGGAAGAAGCACGTGGGGCCGGAGATGGTGTATCCATTTGATTTTGCGTTCACGGAGGAGAATGGCTCTGTCCTCCAGGTTGGGCGGAACATCACTAGAATTAAACTGCTGGTCCGGAAATTCCTGCAGACGCGGGGTGACAG GCCTTTCTTCCTCTATGTCGCCTTCCATGACCCCCACCGCTGCGGGCACTCCCAGCCACAGTATGGGGCATTCTGTGAGAAGTTTGGCAATGGGGAGAGTGGCATGGGGCGGATTCCAGACTGGACCCCCCAGACCTACAACCCGAAGGATGTGGAG GTGCCTTACTTCGTCCCTGACACCCCAGCCGCCCGAGCTGACCTGGCTGCTCAGTACACCACCATTGGCCGGATGGACCAAG GGATTGGACTTGTGCTCCAGGAGCTGCGTGGAGCAGGCGTCCTGAATGACACCCTGGTCATCTTCACATCCGACAATGGGATCCCCTTCCCCAGCGGCAGGACCAACCTGTACTGGCCAGGCACTGCAGAGCCCATGCTGGTATCATCCCCAGAGCACCCAAAACGCTGGGGCCAGGTCAGTGAGGCCTACGTGAGCCTCTTAG ATCTCACGCCCACCATCTTGGATTGGTTCTCCATCCCCTACCCTAGCTATGCCATCTTTGGCACAAAGACCGTCCAGCTCACTGGGCGGTCCCTCCTCCCAGTACTGGAGGCGGAACCCCTCTGGACCACAGTCTTCGGCAGCCAGAGCTACCACGAGGTCACCATGTCCTACCCCATGCGCTCCGTGCACCACCAGAACTTCCACCTTGTGCACAACCTCCACTTCAAGATGCCCTTCCCCATCGACCAGGACTTCTATGTCTCGCCGACCTTCCAGGACCTCCTGAATCGCACCACAGCTGGCCAGCCCACAGGCTGGTATAAGGACCTGCATCACTACTACTACCGGGAGCGCTGGGAGCTCTATGACAGGAGCCAGGACCCCCACGAGACCCACAACCTGGCTGCCGACCCCCGCTATGCCCAGGTTCTGGAACTGCTTCAGACCCAGCTGGTCAAGTGGCAGTGGGAGACGCATGACCCCTGGGTGTGTGCTCCGGATGGGGTGCTGGAGGAGAAGCTGGCTCCCCAGTGCCGGCCACTCCACAACGAGCTGTGA